One genomic region from Ovis canadensis isolate MfBH-ARS-UI-01 breed Bighorn chromosome 24, ARS-UI_OviCan_v2, whole genome shotgun sequence encodes:
- the DEXI gene encoding dexamethasone-induced protein: MPGARVAAHLDALGPLVPSVPPPLLPSMFYVGLFFVNVLILYYAFLMEYIVLNVGLVFLPEDMDQALVDLGVLSDPGSGLYDADSELDVFDGYLE, from the coding sequence ATGCCCGGCGCCCGGGTAGCGGCCCACCTGGACGCTCTGGGCCCCCTGGTCCCCTCCGTGCCGCCGCCGCTCCTGCCCTCTATGTTCTACGTGGGCCTGTTCTTCGTCAACGTGCTGATCCTGTACTACGCCTTCCTCATGGAGTACATCGTCCTCAACGTGGGCCTCGTCTTCCTGCCCGAGGACATGGACCAGGCGCTCGTGGACCTCGGCGTGCTCTCCGACCCCGGCTCAGGCCTCTACGACGCCGACTCGGAGCTCGACGTCTTCGATGGTTACTTGGAGTAG